From the genome of Porphyromonadaceae bacterium W3.11:
GGGGCATAGTATCGGCAGGTCATACTGGGATTATCAGAGCGAATTATTCCGTCTGTAAGTGTAAAGTACTGAACTCCTAGCTCTGCTTTTAGATCGTGTGAATTTTCATATAAGAGTCGTGTAAATATGCCCCAATCTACTTTATTCTTATTACTATATATAAGGTTGGTACCACCTTTCAATCTCAATTTTGAGGTAAGTGGTTGGTGAATATTAATTTTGAAGGTAGTTCTAGGTAATTGATGGGGTAGGTTAATCCACCTAAGTCTGCTGAGTAGCTGAGTATTATTAAATGAGTAATGGGTTTTGGCTGTAAGGACATATCCTGGTGAATTCTCTTTCCCTCCTATGCTCTTTATCTTTTGGAATACATCGAGGTAGAGTGAGCCACTCCACCAGTAGCCCAATTCGCCCTTCCACATTAATTTGATTCCTTTTTCATTTTGATGAGATGAGTAGTGACTGTCAGGATAACCATATATGGTGTAGTAATTGGGAGCTAGATACCTCCCAATGATGCTGAGGGTCCCTATCTGTTCATTATAGTAGCTGGCTCCAACTATTGAAGCTATCCTATCTGATGGTTTGAGGAGGCTCTCCCCATATACCTTGAAATGGCTTGATAGGTATTGAAAGTAGAGTGAAGTGTTATGCAGTTCTGCATCATGAGGGGGATGTAAAGTATAGCGAGAGTGGTCGAAGTATCTCTGAAGAAGAGAAGTTAATCCTATCTGTAAGAGCTCTGTCTGAAAGGATATATTAGTTCCTAGAGTTCTTATAAATGCAGTGTTTCTGTATTTACGTTCACTTTTGCTTCGGTGCATTCCACCACTGTAGGTAGTAATGACCCTACCCTTTCTGATGCGTGCATCAATATTCTCGATGCCATAGAATACATGAACATTGAATAAATTATTGATGTCTGTGCCTATCGCAGCCCCTCTTAAGTAGTTATATTAACGAAAAGAAATGTGTGGACGAATTATTTTATTACTAATAGATGAAGTGGTAGAGGACGTTTCGGCATTAGAAAAGTAGCTGAGGCTTTGCCCCATAAGTATGCCTACTCCTGTAGTGACTTTATAATCCCCAAGAGTAATTTGTAATCCATTATTATTTTGGTTTTGATAACTAAATGAAATATGATCTACCCCACCCTTTCTGATGGGTAGCCAAGGCTCACCTCTATCCTTTCCCAATACCAAACCCCACCTATGTCTAGCATCTATCTTTCCCTCATACTTAAGTCCTATCCCTATATTTTTATATGGAGTATCGTATTGAGGAAGTAAAATCTCAGATCCTACATATAGATCTTGGTGTACTCCATCATTATCGGAATAGGTATGATCAACAATCAAAAGGGGCTCTATAATACGAAGTTTATTTATAGGAGCACCTTGAACATTCTTCAGTTCGTAGATTGAATTAATTTTTCCGACCCTCGAGCGGTATAAGAGTAAGTTTCTAACGAAAAAATCATCAAAGAAAGGAATGCGAGTAAGTTCTTCGGATGTAGCCTCATTCAGATTTATTGGATGATTTATAAGGTACTCCAATTGCTCAGCTATGATCTCTAAATCTTCCTCTTCCTCAATTTCGTCTAATATGGCGGTAATATCTTTTGTTTCTTGGGCAAAAGCACTTGTTCCAAGAAACAAAAGTATCAGGAATATAGACCATAACCGATGCATAACCCATTAATGAGCCTCCAACCAATTATCTCCGATTCCTATATCTACAGTTAGAGGGACTAGAAGATCAGGACAAACATTTTCCATCTCATCTCGGACTAAAACCTTTACTATCTCTAGTTCTTCTGTAGGTACTGAAAAATTGAGTTCGTCATGCACCTGTAAGATCATCTTCGTTTTCAGACCTTCCTTTTTTAATCTTCTTTGGATATTAACCATTGCCATCTTAATGATGTCGGCGGCGGATCCTTGTAATGGAGCATTGATAGCATTACGTTCAGCATAGCCCCTAACTACTGAATTTTGACTATTGATGTCCTTGAGGTATCTACGACGGCCCATGATGGTATCTACATATCCCATCTTTTTAGCCTCTTCTTTTATATTTTCCATATACTCCTTAACGCCAGGAAAACCTTCAAAATAGCCTTTAATAAGGTCATTCGCCTCTCCTCTTGGGATCGTTAAGCGATTAGCCAGTCCAAAGGCAGAGATGCCATAGATGATACCAAAATTAGCCGTTTTTGCTCTACGACGGAGTTCTGAGGTTACTTCGTCTTCTGAGATATGGTATATTTTGGCAGCGGTAGAGGTATGTATATCTTTTCCCGAATTAAAGGCCTCTATCATGTGAGGATCTTTGGAGAAGTGAGCCATTAATCTCAATTCAATTTGAGAATAATCTGCTGATAGGTATATGTCCCCAGGTACCAGTGCAGTAAATGCTTTTCGAATTTGTTTACCATCCTCATCCCGTACAGGTATATTTTGTAGGTTAGGATCGGTACTTGAGAGCCTACCAGTGGCTGTTATGGTCTGGTTATAGGTAGTATGAATCCTCCCAGTCTGAGGATTAATCAGTGTAGGAAGAGGTTCTATATAAGTATTGACCAGCTTGCGGATACCTCTGTAACGTAAAATCATATTGACCACAGGATGGCGGTCAGCAATCTTTTGTAGTTCTTCTTCATTGGTACTGAACTGCCCCGTCTTCGTTTTCTTAGGCTTTTCGGATAGCTGTAAGTGCTCGAATAGGATATCACCTACCTCTTTTGGAGAGTTGATATTGAAAGGGATCCCACCAACCACTTCGTGTATCTTTTTTTCTAATGAGATTAATTCTGCATTGAGTTCTTCAGTGGCATCATTAAGTGTTTTGGCATTTAGCTTAACGCCCACCTGTTCCATCTCTAATAACACCTCCATAAGGGGCATTTCTAGGTTGTAGAAGAGGTTATCCAGCCCGTCTTCCTCTAGGATAGGTCGTAGTTTATGGTAAAGCTGTAGAGTGATGTCCGCATCTTCACAAGCATACGGAGAAACCTCCTCAGGTGGTACCTGTCGCATGCTTAATTGCTTTTTACCCTTCGAGCCAATTAATTCAGTGATGGGGACCGTCTTATAATTAAGATAACTTTCTGCCATCGCATCCATTCCGTGGCGTAGTTCAGGATTGATGAGGTAATGTGCTATCATCGTATCCCAGAATGGACCGACCGCTTTTATACCAAATCGGGAGATAACTTTGAGATCAAACTTAACATTCTGACCAATCTTCAGGATAGATCCATCAGCAAAGAGCTTCCTAAAAGGGGCCAATTGCTGTGTTGCCTCCATAGGTAGTTCTGAAAGAGGAATGTACCAAGCTAAGTTCTTATCTGTCGAAAAGGATATCCCTACGATGCCACAGCTCATAGCATCTAATGAGTCTGTCTCCGTATCGAATGCAAAATATGATACTTTCTCCAATTCCTTCGCTAAGTCTTCTATTTCTTCGGAAGTCGTTAGTAAATGGTATTTCTTAGGGATATTATCAAGTGAATCATAACTACTTTCTAATGCTGTAGTCTCCTCATCTGTGGTTTCAAATGTTTGATCAAAGAGAGACATAGGTCCTTTAGGAGCCTCATTTGTCTCTGTAGGCACTAACTTACTTAACTTGCTTCTAAATTCCAGTTCCTCGTATAGATCTACAAGTTTTTGGTAGTCCATGGGTTTCTTCTCCATCTCATTGACATCAAAGTCCATGGGTACATTTTTCTCAATTACCACTAACTCTCTAGAGAGCTTTAGCTGTTCTTTGCCCGCAATTAGATTTTCCTTTTGTTTCCCCTTGATATGATCTATATTTTCATAGATACCCTCAATATTATTATACTTATTCAGTAGCTTCGATGCTGTTTTTGGACCGATGTTAGCTACCCCTGGTACATTATCAGCAGTATCTCCTACCAATGCGAGGAAGTCAATAACTTGCTCCGCACTAGTTAATTCATGCTTCTCTGCCACCTCCTTAGGGCCAAGCTCATTGAAGATCGCCCCCTTTTCAGGTCGTAGGATATGGATTTGGTCTGTGACGAGTTGGCCATAATCCTTATCCGGAGTGATCATATATACGTTTGCTTTAGAGTCTTCATTAGCAATTTTATGAGCTATAGTCCCGATGACATCATCTGCTTCATAACCTGGTACTTCATATATCTTGACCCCGTAAGCCTCTATGATTTTCTTGATGTATGGAATCCCAAAACTTATCGGTTCGGGTGTCTTTTCTCTCTGAGCCTTATAATCTTCGAACATCTTATCCCTAAAGGAGCCACCAGGGGGGTCAAAGACGACCGCTACCTTGTTATCTCCAGCTCTCCTCACTATCTCCTCAAAGGTATTGAGAAAGCCGAATATGGCGGTAGTATCTTGTTTTTTAGAATTAATCCTAGGTGTACGTATAAGGGCGTAATAACCGCGGTATATTAGTGCGTAAGCATCTAGAAGATATATCTTTTGGCTCATAATTTGGTTTTTCAAAAAAAGGTACTTCGATAGAAGAGTTTTCTCTCCTATCAGAGTACCTACAGTCTGTTATATTAGATGGATATAATCACTTTGCTTTAGCTTGGTTAGCTACAGCATCCATCAGTTTTTTGATTTCCTCAGGATCACCGATGAAGTAGTCCTTAACCAACTTCATACCATCCTTTTCATCGAATTCAAAAACATAAGGGATACCCGTAGGAATATTAAGAGATACGATATCATCGTCAGAGATACCCTTCAGTTCCTTCACGATAGCACGCAGGCTATTACCGTGAGCTGCTACAATGACATCATCGTGTTCCTTAAGACTTGGGAAAATGTTATTCTCCCAGTATGGAAGGAGTCGTTCGATAGTTTCTTTGAGGCTCTCAGTAAGTGGTAATTGAGATTTATCAATACCCGCATATCTTACATCCATATATGGAGAACGCTCATCATCTTCCTCAAGAGCTGCTGGTGGTACGTCGAAGCTTCTTCTCCAGACAAGTACCTGCTCGTCACCATACTTCTTAGCCGTCTCTGCTTTATTTAGTCCTTGAAGAGTACCATAATGCTTCTCGTTCAATCTCCAATCTTTCTCTACAGGAATCCAATCCAAATCCATCTGATCTAGGACGAGATTAAGGGTCTTAATGGCACGCTTCAGATAGCTAGTATATGCTTTTGTGAAGTGAAACCCTTCTTTCTTAAGTTGCTGACCTGCTTTGATGGCTTCGTTTTTGCCTTGTTCTGTTAAATCCACATCAGTCCAGCCTGTAAATCTATTCTCTAAATTCCACTGACTCTGACCGTGTCTAATGAGTACCAATCTTTTCATACCTTGTTAATTTTAAATATATATTTTGTCAAAAATCTAATTATTCTCCTATGTCTTTATTTTTTTCTATACCCAATGTAGTCGGCTATCTGTAACATCGCAACTTTATTCTCCCCATCAGGTATAACCTTTGTGAGTATTTCTTTAGCCGCATCAATTTTTTCCTTCATTATCCTTTCGGCATACTCTATTCCCCCTTTTCGTATCGTGAAGTCAATGATATAATTAATCTCTTTGCTTTTTAGATCTCTGTGGCGAAGTAATTTTTTCACTTTCTCCGCCTCACTATCATTGTCACTAAGTGCATAAATTAATGGCAAGGTTACTTTATGCTCCATCACGTCCTGACCCGCAGGCTTCCCAAGATTTTTAGTAGGTAGAAAGTCGAATATATCATCCCTGATCTGAAAAGCTATACCTAGTAATTCGCCAGCTTCTCCGATGCTCTCCTTCGTCTCTTCGTCTTCTACTCCGGATAGAGAAGCCCCAATCTGCATACTTGCTTTGATGAGAGATGAGGTCTTACGCCGTACTATTTTATAGTAATTTTCCTCAGAAAAATTACCCAATTCAGCGACATCCATTTGGAATATCTCCCCTTCTGATAGTAATTTGCCGAGCGATATCAATTGAGTCACAACCTCTTTGTTATTGGTCATCATCGCTTGGATCATCGCAGAGGATAAGACGTAATCACCGATAAGAATGGCCTTACGATTGCCAAATATAGCATTCATAGAGGGCACCCCACGGCGAAGATAACTTTCGTCCACCACATCATCGTGAATAAGTGTAGAGATATGAAACATCTCTATAAATACACTACCATTGATGAGTTGGTCTGTTATTGGGGCAAATGATCCACCCACAAGCATTAATAGTAGGGGACGAATCCTCTTGCCTTCTCCTCTTTTTAGTAAGTCAATAGCTTTCTTTAATGTAGGAGAGACACTATTGAGAGATTCATAAAAAATCTCATCAAAGCGTACCATTCCATCACGGATAGGTTCTGGAACCATTGCCATTAGGGAATCATTTTTACTCATAGCCCTTTATCTCTAATATAGTTAGCTCTTTCAGCATATTTATTATTCATCTTTCCCTCCAGTCAAAAGCCTTTTAATACTATTCAGTTTATTTAATGCTTCTAATGGTGTCAGTCCATTGATGTCTAGTCCAAGAATCTCTTCTCTTACCTCTGATAGCAAAGGGTCATCAAGCTGAAAGAAACTGAGTTGCATCGGTCCTTCTTTCTTTTTCTGTGATGGTTGATTTTCCACCTCTGAAGTTTCTATCCTTACCCTTTGGCTTTCCAACTCACTAAGTATGTTCTCAGCCCTATCTATAATCTCCTTCGGCATACCAGCTAATTTAGCTACGTGGATACCAAAGCTATGTTCACTGCCTCCACGGACCAGTTTTCTTAGGAATATCACTTTCCCGTCACATTCATTAACTGATACGTTATAGTTTTTTACCCTTGGATAGAGCCCTTCCAATTCATTAAGTTCGTGGTAGTGCGTAGCAAAAAGGGTCTTCGCCTTTCCTACAGGATGTTCATGAAGATACTCTACAATAGCTCTAGCGATGGAGATACCATCGTACGTGCTAGTACCACGCCCGAGTTCGTCTATAAGGATCAGACTCTTACCAGTCAAGCCATTTAGGATAGCAGCTGATTCTGTCATCTCTACCATGAAAGTACTCTCTCCTCTCGAGATATTATCCGTAGCCCCTACTCTCGTAAATATTCGATCTACAATGCCTAT
Proteins encoded in this window:
- a CDS encoding helix-hairpin-helix domain-containing protein, with protein sequence MHRLWSIFLILLFLGTSAFAQETKDITAILDEIEEEEDLEIIAEQLEYLINHPINLNEATSEELTRIPFFDDFFVRNLLLYRSRVGKINSIYELKNVQGAPINKLRIIEPLLIVDHTYSDNDGVHQDLYVGSEILLPQYDTPYKNIGIGLKYEGKIDARHRWGLVLGKDRGEPWLPIRKGGVDHISFSYQNQNNNGLQITLGDYKVTTGVGILMGQSLSYFSNAETSSTTSSISNKIIRPHISFR
- the polA gene encoding DNA polymerase I, translating into MSQKIYLLDAYALIYRGYYALIRTPRINSKKQDTTAIFGFLNTFEEIVRRAGDNKVAVVFDPPGGSFRDKMFEDYKAQREKTPEPISFGIPYIKKIIEAYGVKIYEVPGYEADDVIGTIAHKIANEDSKANVYMITPDKDYGQLVTDQIHILRPEKGAIFNELGPKEVAEKHELTSAEQVIDFLALVGDTADNVPGVANIGPKTASKLLNKYNNIEGIYENIDHIKGKQKENLIAGKEQLKLSRELVVIEKNVPMDFDVNEMEKKPMDYQKLVDLYEELEFRSKLSKLVPTETNEAPKGPMSLFDQTFETTDEETTALESSYDSLDNIPKKYHLLTTSEEIEDLAKELEKVSYFAFDTETDSLDAMSCGIVGISFSTDKNLAWYIPLSELPMEATQQLAPFRKLFADGSILKIGQNVKFDLKVISRFGIKAVGPFWDTMIAHYLINPELRHGMDAMAESYLNYKTVPITELIGSKGKKQLSMRQVPPEEVSPYACEDADITLQLYHKLRPILEEDGLDNLFYNLEMPLMEVLLEMEQVGVKLNAKTLNDATEELNAELISLEKKIHEVVGGIPFNINSPKEVGDILFEHLQLSEKPKKTKTGQFSTNEEELQKIADRHPVVNMILRYRGIRKLVNTYIEPLPTLINPQTGRIHTTYNQTITATGRLSSTDPNLQNIPVRDEDGKQIRKAFTALVPGDIYLSADYSQIELRLMAHFSKDPHMIEAFNSGKDIHTSTAAKIYHISEDEVTSELRRRAKTANFGIIYGISAFGLANRLTIPRGEANDLIKGYFEGFPGVKEYMENIKEEAKKMGYVDTIMGRRRYLKDINSQNSVVRGYAERNAINAPLQGSAADIIKMAMVNIQRRLKKEGLKTKMILQVHDELNFSVPTEELEIVKVLVRDEMENVCPDLLVPLTVDIGIGDNWLEAH
- the gpmA gene encoding 2,3-diphosphoglycerate-dependent phosphoglycerate mutase, whose protein sequence is MKRLVLIRHGQSQWNLENRFTGWTDVDLTEQGKNEAIKAGQQLKKEGFHFTKAYTSYLKRAIKTLNLVLDQMDLDWIPVEKDWRLNEKHYGTLQGLNKAETAKKYGDEQVLVWRRSFDVPPAALEEDDERSPYMDVRYAGIDKSQLPLTESLKETIERLLPYWENNIFPSLKEHDDVIVAAHGNSLRAIVKELKGISDDDIVSLNIPTGIPYVFEFDEKDGMKLVKDYFIGDPEEIKKLMDAVANQAKAK
- a CDS encoding polyprenyl synthetase family protein, giving the protein MSKNDSLMAMVPEPIRDGMVRFDEIFYESLNSVSPTLKKAIDLLKRGEGKRIRPLLLMLVGGSFAPITDQLINGSVFIEMFHISTLIHDDVVDESYLRRGVPSMNAIFGNRKAILIGDYVLSSAMIQAMMTNNKEVVTQLISLGKLLSEGEIFQMDVAELGNFSEENYYKIVRRKTSSLIKASMQIGASLSGVEDEETKESIGEAGELLGIAFQIRDDIFDFLPTKNLGKPAGQDVMEHKVTLPLIYALSDNDSEAEKVKKLLRHRDLKSKEINYIIDFTIRKGGIEYAERIMKEKIDAAKEILTKVIPDGENKVAMLQIADYIGYRKK